From Fibrobacter sp. UWB4, the proteins below share one genomic window:
- the polA gene encoding DNA polymerase I, which produces MAEKTLLLLDSFALAFRMFYAYSQNPLVNSKGEDVSMMHGYWGAVLRILAKHKPTHFAIARDVAHTKTFRHELYPDYKANRGPMPEEMAAQMPLLCESMEASGIPLLSEPGYEADDVMASAAEAAVKAGFDHVVIISKDKDMSQIVTDKIHLFHLEKGADGIDFGPQQVLEKYGIPPEKIRDYLALMGDSSDNVPGVPKVGPKTAIQLLTEYGDMDNIYANLDNIKKKGLHDNLANNKEQAFLSRELVTLQTKRAYHGNLDALEFCGIHSDTLENIFREHEINSLIRLLENVPSKTGFVRNDDSDDSATGAENNKVGEPAEPPADIPPTYICVDNEETFEQMKKEFDKATEIGIDTETDGLDPMQCSIVGLCLAAAAKDGCVPKGYYIPLGHTDDIGFPYPAGKGGNFDFNATQKWFIEFWNDSCSLPASSSKQHGGSSKSADSCNSDVIIEACKRSLVFHNAKFDLHVLARTFGLTQKQIDSANIVDTLIAAWMLSPGQTGLGLDNQVMQLLQHEMIPIENLIGRGKNQITFNRTPIKDATEYGAEDAVYTLRLWAPLRMKLQKYDYEKYFFSQEMPLLKVLYQMEGVGAFVDTKILKKLETDLQHRIEKLEKEICDMAGCEFNIGSPKQLGEVLFDTLGLPEIKKRSTDAAVLEELSFRSAHPIVFAVIEYRELKKMQSTYVSVLPTLVNPDTKRIHTSFIQWGTATGRLSSRDPNLQNIPVRSDLGKQIRAAFVPQNPNNVILAVDYSQIELRMLAHLSGDVALIESYKEGIDIHARTAAAINRVSLEDVTADMRRDAKVVNFGVLYGMTAFRLSRDLKIPMAQAKSFIDGYFEMYQGVQKFIDDTKAAAHRDGYVETLSGRRRYIAGIDSSDRMESQMAERMAVNTPVQGSAADLIKIAMIRIQKRINDENLPLRMMLQVHDELVFECPKDQVEELSAMVKSEMEGAMELKVPLVASVGFGKNWLEAH; this is translated from the coding sequence ATGGCAGAAAAGACTTTACTACTTCTCGATTCTTTCGCACTCGCGTTCCGCATGTTCTACGCATACAGCCAGAACCCGCTCGTCAACAGCAAGGGCGAAGACGTTTCCATGATGCACGGCTACTGGGGTGCAGTCCTCCGCATTTTGGCAAAGCACAAGCCCACGCATTTTGCGATTGCACGCGATGTCGCGCACACAAAGACTTTCCGCCACGAACTTTATCCGGACTACAAGGCCAATCGCGGCCCCATGCCCGAAGAAATGGCGGCACAAATGCCGCTTCTCTGCGAATCGATGGAAGCAAGCGGCATCCCACTTTTGTCAGAACCGGGCTACGAAGCCGACGACGTGATGGCGAGCGCTGCCGAAGCCGCCGTCAAAGCCGGTTTTGACCACGTCGTGATTATCAGCAAAGACAAGGACATGTCGCAAATCGTGACCGACAAGATCCACCTTTTCCACTTGGAAAAAGGCGCCGACGGCATCGATTTTGGACCACAGCAAGTCCTCGAAAAATACGGCATTCCGCCTGAAAAAATCCGCGACTACCTCGCCCTCATGGGAGACTCGAGCGATAACGTTCCAGGAGTCCCGAAAGTCGGCCCCAAGACCGCCATCCAGCTGTTGACCGAATACGGCGACATGGACAACATTTACGCAAACCTCGACAACATCAAGAAGAAAGGTTTGCACGACAACCTCGCGAACAACAAGGAACAGGCGTTCCTCAGCCGCGAACTTGTGACGCTACAGACAAAGCGCGCCTACCACGGCAATCTCGATGCACTCGAATTCTGCGGCATCCACAGCGACACGCTCGAAAACATTTTCAGGGAACACGAAATCAACAGCCTCATCCGCTTGCTCGAAAACGTTCCGAGCAAGACTGGTTTTGTACGCAACGACGATTCCGACGACTCAGCGACGGGGGCCGAGAACAACAAGGTTGGTGAGCCTGCCGAACCACCCGCCGACATTCCGCCCACCTACATCTGCGTTGACAACGAAGAAACATTCGAGCAAATGAAGAAGGAATTCGACAAGGCGACCGAAATCGGCATCGACACCGAAACCGACGGACTCGATCCGATGCAATGCAGCATTGTGGGGCTTTGCCTTGCCGCAGCCGCAAAAGATGGCTGCGTTCCCAAGGGCTACTACATTCCGCTCGGGCATACCGATGACATTGGATTCCCGTACCCTGCCGGCAAAGGCGGCAACTTCGACTTCAACGCCACCCAAAAGTGGTTCATCGAATTTTGGAACGATTCTTGCTCACTCCCCGCCAGCAGTTCCAAGCAACACGGCGGCAGTTCAAAAAGCGCGGACTCTTGCAATAGCGACGTGATTATTGAAGCATGCAAGCGTTCCCTCGTTTTCCACAACGCGAAATTCGACTTGCACGTTCTCGCCCGCACCTTCGGACTCACGCAAAAGCAAATCGATTCCGCAAACATTGTCGATACGCTCATTGCCGCGTGGATGCTCTCGCCCGGCCAAACCGGGCTCGGCCTCGACAATCAGGTGATGCAACTTTTGCAGCACGAGATGATTCCGATTGAAAACCTCATCGGACGCGGCAAGAATCAAATCACGTTCAACCGCACCCCCATCAAGGACGCCACCGAATACGGCGCCGAAGACGCCGTCTACACGCTCCGCCTCTGGGCTCCGCTCCGCATGAAGCTCCAGAAGTACGACTACGAAAAGTACTTCTTCAGCCAAGAAATGCCGCTCCTCAAGGTGCTTTACCAGATGGAAGGCGTCGGCGCATTTGTCGATACCAAGATTCTCAAGAAGCTCGAAACCGATTTGCAGCACCGCATCGAAAAGCTCGAAAAAGAAATCTGCGACATGGCGGGTTGCGAGTTCAACATCGGTTCGCCCAAGCAACTCGGCGAAGTGCTCTTTGACACGCTCGGCCTCCCCGAAATCAAAAAGCGCAGCACCGATGCAGCCGTCCTCGAAGAACTCAGCTTCCGCAGTGCACACCCCATTGTCTTTGCGGTCATCGAATACCGCGAACTCAAGAAGATGCAGAGCACCTACGTTTCTGTGCTCCCGACGCTTGTGAATCCGGACACGAAGCGCATCCACACGAGCTTTATCCAGTGGGGTACCGCGACAGGCCGCCTTTCGAGCCGCGACCCGAACTTGCAAAACATCCCCGTCCGTAGCGATCTCGGCAAGCAAATCCGTGCCGCATTCGTACCGCAGAACCCGAACAACGTGATTCTCGCAGTGGACTACTCGCAGATTGAGCTCCGCATGCTCGCCCACCTGAGCGGGGACGTTGCCCTCATCGAAAGCTACAAGGAAGGCATCGACATCCACGCCCGCACGGCCGCCGCCATCAACCGCGTCAGCCTCGAAGACGTGACCGCCGACATGCGACGCGACGCGAAGGTCGTGAACTTCGGCGTGCTCTACGGCATGACCGCCTTCCGCCTCTCCCGCGATTTGAAAATTCCAATGGCACAGGCCAAGAGCTTTATCGACGGCTACTTCGAAATGTACCAGGGCGTACAAAAGTTCATTGACGACACTAAGGCAGCCGCCCACCGCGACGGCTACGTCGAAACGCTTTCGGGCCGCCGCCGCTACATCGCAGGCATTGACAGTTCCGACCGCATGGAATCGCAAATGGCCGAGCGCATGGCCGTGAACACCCCCGTGCAGGGCAGCGCTGCCGACCTCATCAAGATTGCCATGATTCGCATCCAAAAACGCATCAACGATGAGAACCTCCCGCTCCGCATGATGCTCCAGGTGCACGACGAACTCGTGTTCGAGTGCCCGAAGGATCAAGTCGAAGAGCTATCTGCCATGGTCAAGTCCGAAATGGAGGGCGCCATGGAACTTAAAGTTCCACTCGTCGCGAGCGTCGGATTCGGCAAAAACTGGCTCGAAGCACATTAA
- a CDS encoding NAD(P)H-hydrate dehydratase: MRSLQSLNLQPVLSTEGMRNLDAASKGFLAKKTASDPSENDVIQSGYTLMQEAGLALFKFVQSKALAPIAIFIGSGNNGGDGLVLAKLLLQGGIQSTVFSLAPESKFKNEAKLALDDFLQAGGSLFDFKKINEEPRQASLLLHDGFKLIVDCMLGNGAKGELRLEFATAVEIISESMLPVIAADAPTGYDSGAHVRNDICIHANETMLFGFPRLDAYTKEGGPAFGKAVVAPLSYPDKVVLQFDEKNYLVTEEAIPQLLPKRDEWGDKRNQGTAFIIAGSKDMPGAAALCTEAALRSGAGLVTLATTEAIAPIIQTKLSEPVFCSLEDRANDENSENHGTLQQEHIPTLLKRAKYASAIAIGPGLSTNAGTVQAVLALLPQLKAPTVIDADALNAIAMLDDTSPRYGMVHHDEKSKIQAVIEYLHNLQSPAILTPHVREFARLFGELPANCCETPSRLREIAQSTDKVILLKGAPTYIASPDGNVYIIPVANSGMAKGGSGDVLSGIIVALLAQGLATPEAAILGALLHQKAGRITREELGAFSMLPSDVIKNLHKAFVQNRV, translated from the coding sequence ATGCGTTCGCTCCAGTCCTTAAATTTGCAGCCGGTCCTTTCGACCGAAGGCATGCGCAATCTCGACGCTGCGTCAAAAGGATTTTTAGCAAAAAAGACGGCGAGCGATCCTTCAGAAAACGACGTCATCCAAAGCGGATACACGTTAATGCAAGAGGCCGGCCTTGCATTATTCAAGTTCGTGCAATCAAAAGCACTTGCGCCCATCGCCATTTTTATCGGTAGCGGGAACAACGGCGGAGACGGGCTTGTACTTGCAAAACTTCTTTTGCAAGGCGGGATCCAAAGTACAGTTTTTAGCCTTGCTCCAGAAAGCAAATTCAAGAACGAAGCCAAATTAGCGCTTGACGATTTTTTGCAGGCAGGCGGTTCTCTTTTTGACTTCAAGAAGATCAACGAAGAACCCAGGCAAGCATCGCTCCTTTTGCACGACGGTTTCAAGCTCATCGTCGATTGCATGCTCGGAAACGGCGCTAAAGGCGAACTTCGCCTGGAATTTGCAACAGCCGTAGAAATCATCAGCGAAAGCATGCTTCCTGTCATTGCCGCAGATGCGCCCACAGGTTACGATTCAGGAGCGCATGTTCGCAATGACATTTGCATTCACGCGAACGAAACCATGCTGTTCGGATTCCCGCGTTTGGACGCCTACACTAAAGAAGGTGGCCCCGCATTCGGAAAAGCAGTTGTCGCCCCGCTAAGCTATCCTGACAAAGTCGTCCTGCAATTTGACGAAAAGAATTACCTCGTCACAGAAGAAGCAATTCCGCAACTTTTGCCCAAGCGCGATGAATGGGGCGACAAGCGAAATCAAGGAACAGCGTTCATCATCGCAGGTTCCAAAGACATGCCGGGCGCAGCAGCGCTTTGCACAGAAGCCGCGCTCCGCAGCGGCGCGGGATTAGTTACGCTTGCAACAACGGAAGCGATTGCGCCGATTATCCAGACTAAGCTTTCAGAACCAGTTTTTTGCAGTCTTGAAGATAGGGCAAACGACGAAAATTCCGAGAATCACGGGACTTTGCAGCAAGAGCACATTCCGACATTGCTAAAACGCGCAAAATACGCAAGCGCAATTGCCATTGGCCCCGGGCTTTCGACAAACGCAGGCACGGTACAAGCCGTTCTCGCATTACTCCCGCAGCTCAAGGCGCCAACAGTCATTGATGCCGATGCCTTGAATGCAATTGCAATGTTGGACGACACAAGCCCCAGATACGGCATGGTACATCACGACGAGAAGTCGAAAATTCAGGCCGTCATCGAATACCTGCACAATTTGCAATCGCCAGCAATCTTGACGCCACACGTGCGAGAATTTGCAAGACTCTTCGGAGAACTTCCTGCCAACTGCTGTGAAACCCCAAGCCGTTTAAGAGAAATCGCTCAAAGTACAGATAAAGTCATTTTGCTAAAAGGCGCTCCAACATATATTGCCTCGCCAGACGGGAATGTCTATATCATTCCTGTTGCAAATTCTGGAATGGCTAAAGGCGGGAGCGGAGATGTGCTTTCGGGAATTATCGTAGCACTCCTCGCACAAGGTTTGGCGACTCCCGAAGCAGCCATACTCGGCGCACTTTTGCACCAGAAAGCAGGCCGCATCACGCGCGAAGAACTCGGCGCATTCAGCATGCTCCCCAGCGATGTGATCAAGAATCTGCACAAAGCGTTTGTACAAAATCGTGTTTAA
- a CDS encoding outer membrane beta-barrel protein — protein sequence MKKFATVILTALCATAIVSAQPTTAAPIDAQQTAPAQAAAPIDAQPAADAQTNDAMPIDEQPVPAPKKGNIGIGAKASFIFGNFWGFKDLSDGLDEPSGFGGDFGATLRFDIIDGLNFSPEIAFRFLNLNHEDEEDNLYRSYNQMFIDLAFFMRGSITNTFYLEVGPQISINVHGSYKIDGGMEFEHIEQAPVELGINIGAGYYVLDNLSIGFRWYMGFNEVFPDVKYYYDEDFKPGKDDNSSWSTLNLKGAHTMMYKIGITYWFI from the coding sequence ATGAAGAAATTTGCAACCGTCATTTTGACCGCACTTTGCGCAACAGCCATTGTTTCCGCACAACCAACGACAGCCGCCCCTATCGACGCACAACAAACAGCCCCAGCACAAGCGGCAGCGCCCATCGACGCACAGCCCGCAGCAGATGCACAAACCAACGACGCCATGCCTATCGACGAACAGCCTGTTCCTGCACCTAAGAAAGGCAATATCGGCATCGGCGCAAAAGCTTCATTTATTTTCGGAAATTTCTGGGGATTTAAAGATCTTTCCGACGGTCTAGACGAGCCGAGCGGTTTTGGCGGCGATTTTGGTGCAACACTTCGTTTTGACATCATCGACGGCCTGAACTTCTCTCCAGAAATCGCGTTCCGCTTTTTGAACCTGAACCACGAAGACGAAGAAGATAACCTTTACAGAAGCTACAACCAAATGTTTATCGATCTCGCATTTTTCATGCGCGGATCCATCACAAATACGTTCTATCTTGAAGTCGGTCCACAAATTTCAATCAACGTCCACGGAAGTTACAAGATTGATGGCGGCATGGAATTCGAACATATCGAACAAGCCCCAGTTGAACTTGGCATCAATATCGGCGCGGGATACTATGTTTTAGACAACTTATCCATCGGATTCCGTTGGTACATGGGATTCAACGAAGTTTTCCCCGATGTTAAATATTACTACGATGAAGATTTCAAGCCCGGCAAAGATGACAACAGCAGCTGGTCAACGCTCAATCTCAAGGGCGCCCACACGATGATGTACAAGATAGGTATCACCTACTGGTTCATTTAA
- a CDS encoding helix-turn-helix transcriptional regulator — protein MDMHKEPNTQNVSLDTLFELSEFFKFFGDTTRIRVIHLLLSGEMSVSAIAEKLNLEQSVVSHQLRILRTANLVKPTRDGRKIYYSLDDEHIGEIFNTGLAHILHKKKG, from the coding sequence ATGGATATGCATAAAGAACCGAATACGCAAAATGTTTCGCTCGATACGCTATTTGAACTGTCTGAATTCTTCAAGTTCTTTGGCGATACGACGCGCATTCGCGTGATTCACTTGCTCCTTTCGGGCGAGATGTCCGTGAGTGCCATTGCTGAAAAATTGAACCTTGAACAGTCTGTGGTGAGCCACCAGCTGCGTATTTTGCGCACGGCGAATCTTGTGAAGCCGACTCGTGACGGCCGCAAAATTTATTACTCGCTCGATGACGAGCATATCGGCGAGATTTTCAATACGGGTCTTGCTCACATTTTGCATAAGAAGAAGGGCTAA
- a CDS encoding SO_0444 family Cu/Zn efflux transporter, with amino-acid sequence MNFVTDFVWEFITLFSEMAPFLLLGFLLAGILHVWVPNHLYVPKIAKSNFASVLWAAIFGVPLPICSCGVIPTSIAIRKEGASKGASVSFLISTPATGVDSILATYSLLGLPFAILRPVAAFVTALFGGVLTNFATRGEPVENAAAVHADSAVKHEHHDHEHHHDHDDCDNDHCECGCHHHEHEHCGCCCDDDHEHCECGGPSAGSGTFTGKIKETFRYGLVNMVGDVSKWLMIGLVLGALISAFVPNELFLALREYPILCMVCVLLLAMPMYTCATGSIPLALALVAKGITPGAALVLLMAGPATSIASMLVVGKAFGKRTLAAYLFSIAFGAMFFGFIVDTFFMDTFLSAMLPQGAADCHGHEALGVFDYVCAGLLAAFMLYAKFAHKGCDGHCGCGCGCGDSCKCADSCEDDHDHCECGDSCGCHEHGEHDHHEHHHEHAEPVSKTYRVNGMNCSHCKACVEKAVRPLDGVVFAEADVASKSLHVEWHDDDDIDETALKTAVEEAGFEFVGAANA; translated from the coding sequence ATGAATTTTGTTACTGATTTTGTCTGGGAATTTATCACACTTTTTTCGGAGATGGCTCCATTCCTTTTGCTTGGCTTTTTGCTTGCTGGAATTTTGCATGTATGGGTGCCGAATCATTTGTATGTGCCTAAGATTGCAAAGTCGAATTTTGCGTCGGTGCTCTGGGCGGCAATCTTTGGCGTCCCGCTTCCGATTTGTAGCTGCGGTGTGATTCCGACATCGATTGCAATCCGCAAGGAAGGCGCAAGCAAGGGCGCTAGCGTGAGTTTCTTGATTTCGACTCCTGCGACGGGAGTGGATTCCATCTTGGCGACGTATTCGCTGTTGGGACTCCCGTTCGCTATTTTGCGCCCGGTGGCGGCGTTTGTGACGGCGCTGTTTGGCGGCGTTCTGACGAACTTTGCAACGCGTGGTGAACCTGTAGAAAATGCTGCTGCGGTGCATGCTGATTCGGCAGTGAAACACGAACATCACGATCATGAACATCACCACGACCATGATGATTGCGACAATGATCATTGCGAATGTGGCTGTCATCATCACGAACACGAACATTGCGGTTGCTGCTGTGACGATGACCATGAACACTGTGAATGCGGCGGCCCTTCGGCAGGCTCAGGGACCTTCACGGGAAAGATTAAAGAGACGTTCCGCTATGGCCTTGTGAACATGGTGGGCGATGTGAGCAAGTGGCTCATGATCGGTCTTGTGCTTGGTGCGTTGATCTCTGCATTTGTTCCGAATGAACTGTTCCTTGCGCTGCGTGAATACCCGATTCTCTGCATGGTCTGCGTATTGCTTTTGGCAATGCCGATGTACACGTGTGCTACGGGTTCCATCCCGCTTGCACTTGCCCTTGTGGCGAAGGGAATTACTCCGGGGGCAGCCCTTGTGCTTTTGATGGCTGGGCCTGCAACGAGTATCGCTTCGATGCTTGTGGTCGGTAAGGCTTTTGGCAAGCGCACTCTCGCTGCATACTTGTTCTCGATTGCATTTGGCGCGATGTTCTTTGGCTTTATCGTCGATACGTTCTTTATGGACACGTTCCTCTCGGCGATGCTCCCGCAAGGTGCTGCGGATTGCCATGGACACGAGGCTTTAGGCGTGTTCGATTACGTTTGCGCTGGACTCTTGGCTGCATTTATGCTGTACGCAAAGTTTGCACATAAGGGCTGTGACGGTCATTGCGGTTGCGGCTGTGGCTGCGGCGATTCCTGCAAGTGCGCGGACTCTTGCGAAGATGACCACGATCACTGTGAATGCGGCGACTCTTGTGGATGCCACGAACATGGTGAACACGATCATCATGAGCATCATCACGAACATGCCGAGCCGGTCTCTAAAACCTACCGCGTGAACGGCATGAATTGCAGCCATTGCAAGGCTTGTGTCGAGAAAGCGGTTCGCCCGCTCGATGGGGTTGTATTTGCTGAAGCCGATGTTGCAAGCAAATCGTTGCACGTAGAATGGCACGACGACGATGATATCGACGAGACCGCTTTGAAAACGGCTGTTGAAGAAGCTGGCTTTGAATTTGTCGGAGCTGCTAACGCTTAA
- a CDS encoding RNA helicase → MAEQNKRILKDFLNELLEKVNGHRSDISSEDVLEQFMMWAEARGTTLYPAQEEAILELLDGKNVILNTPTGSGKSMVALALHFDSLVHNRRSVYTCPIKALVNEKWMALCKEFGAENVGLSTGDATVNRDAPIICCTAEILSNMALCEGETLTITDIVMDEFHYYSDRERGVAWQVPLLTLPQSRFLLMSATVGATEFFERDMTKHTGRESVTVRSTQRPVPLDFSYSTTEISTEVQKLVNEGKAPVYVVHFTQAAAASNAQNFMSLDLCTKEEKVKINEAIKEIRFSSPYGPDVKRWLKQGIGLHHAGLLPKYRILCEKLAQQGLLKVICGTDTLGVGVNVPIRTVLFTQLCKYSGDKTAILTARDFHQIAGRAGRKGFDNVGYVVAQAPEHVIENLKLEAKSRTTGKKFQKRKPPEHGYIPFDENTFKRLIDASPEPLTSSFQVNHGMLLNILSRPTDGCRAMRALLKDCHESAASKKQLQHRAFLLFRSLVEKKIIEFVPAVAEGYSHLRVNMNLQDDFSMNQPLSLYLLDTLPKLDKDSPEYALDVITLCESILENPEAILRIQQSKARDARMNELKAQGMEYNQRLEELEKVEYPKPLRDFIYDTFDAFADIHPWVDENIEPKSIVREMFENFTTFSGYVKQYNLQRMEAILLRHLNGVYKVLSQTVPDGYKNEELLEMQDYLGEMIRRVDSSLLEEWEKMAHPEDYQKRLDEGASEDEVEKAFGADKAAADITYDKKRFLNMVRQRIFQIMMSLQKQDFSDVLDSLADDLAEGELLADAEGTPWTEKRLIETMAAYTAEHHKFRMDVEGRALSHTIVTYEGNIMQIQQMLQDEEGFNDWSIDFTVNLDESREAGMPLLKLAHIGEV, encoded by the coding sequence ATGGCAGAGCAAAACAAGCGTATTCTTAAAGATTTTTTGAATGAACTTCTCGAAAAAGTCAACGGACACCGTTCTGATATATCATCCGAAGACGTTCTGGAACAATTTATGATGTGGGCAGAAGCCCGCGGAACGACGCTTTACCCCGCCCAGGAAGAAGCAATTCTTGAGCTTTTGGACGGCAAGAACGTTATCCTCAACACGCCGACCGGAAGCGGAAAGTCGATGGTTGCGCTCGCCCTCCATTTCGACAGCCTTGTACACAACCGCCGAAGCGTTTACACCTGCCCCATCAAGGCATTAGTGAACGAAAAGTGGATGGCGCTCTGCAAGGAATTCGGCGCCGAGAACGTCGGACTTTCGACCGGCGACGCGACTGTCAACCGCGACGCCCCCATCATCTGCTGTACCGCAGAAATTCTTTCGAACATGGCGCTCTGCGAAGGAGAAACGCTTACCATTACCGACATCGTGATGGACGAGTTCCATTATTACTCCGACCGCGAACGCGGTGTCGCCTGGCAGGTTCCGCTTTTGACGCTCCCGCAGTCCCGATTCCTCTTGATGAGTGCGACTGTCGGTGCCACCGAATTTTTCGAGCGCGACATGACCAAGCACACGGGTCGTGAATCCGTGACCGTCCGCTCCACGCAGCGCCCGGTGCCTCTGGACTTCAGCTACAGCACCACCGAAATTTCGACCGAAGTGCAAAAGCTCGTGAACGAAGGCAAGGCTCCCGTGTACGTGGTACACTTTACGCAAGCCGCTGCCGCCAGCAATGCCCAGAACTTCATGAGTCTGGACCTCTGCACTAAGGAAGAAAAAGTCAAGATTAACGAAGCCATTAAAGAAATCCGTTTTTCTAGCCCGTACGGTCCGGATGTCAAGCGCTGGCTCAAGCAAGGCATCGGACTGCACCACGCGGGACTTTTGCCGAAGTACCGCATCCTTTGCGAAAAGCTCGCCCAGCAAGGTTTGCTCAAAGTCATTTGCGGAACGGACACGCTCGGCGTGGGCGTGAACGTGCCTATTCGCACAGTGCTCTTTACGCAGCTCTGCAAGTACAGCGGCGACAAGACCGCCATTTTGACCGCACGAGATTTTCACCAGATCGCAGGCCGCGCAGGCCGTAAAGGTTTTGACAACGTCGGCTACGTTGTCGCACAAGCGCCCGAGCACGTCATCGAGAATCTGAAACTCGAAGCGAAGTCGCGCACGACAGGCAAAAAATTCCAAAAGCGTAAGCCGCCAGAACACGGCTACATTCCGTTTGACGAAAACACGTTCAAGCGTTTGATTGACGCTTCACCGGAACCGCTTACTTCAAGTTTCCAGGTGAACCACGGAATGCTTTTGAACATCTTGAGCCGACCGACGGACGGTTGCCGCGCCATGCGAGCACTCCTCAAGGATTGCCACGAAAGTGCAGCAAGCAAGAAGCAATTGCAGCACCGCGCCTTTTTGCTGTTCAGGAGTCTCGTCGAAAAGAAGATTATCGAGTTTGTGCCCGCCGTTGCCGAAGGCTACAGCCACTTGCGCGTGAACATGAACTTGCAAGACGACTTTTCGATGAACCAGCCGCTTTCGCTGTACCTGCTCGACACGCTCCCGAAGCTCGACAAGGATTCGCCGGAATACGCACTCGACGTCATTACCTTGTGCGAAAGCATTCTCGAAAATCCCGAAGCCATTTTGCGCATCCAGCAGAGCAAGGCTCGCGATGCCCGCATGAACGAACTCAAGGCACAAGGCATGGAATACAACCAGCGCCTCGAAGAGCTTGAAAAAGTCGAATACCCGAAACCGCTGCGTGATTTTATTTACGACACGTTCGATGCTTTTGCCGACATTCACCCGTGGGTGGACGAAAACATTGAACCCAAGTCCATCGTGCGCGAGATGTTCGAGAATTTCACGACATTCAGCGGTTACGTGAAGCAATACAACTTGCAGCGCATGGAAGCCATTTTGCTCCGCCATTTGAACGGCGTTTACAAGGTGCTTTCTCAGACCGTACCCGACGGCTACAAGAACGAAGAACTCCTGGAAATGCAGGACTACCTCGGCGAAATGATCCGCCGCGTGGACTCGAGCCTCTTGGAAGAATGGGAAAAGATGGCGCACCCGGAAGATTACCAGAAGCGCTTGGACGAAGGCGCTTCCGAAGACGAAGTCGAAAAGGCTTTCGGTGCAGACAAGGCCGCCGCAGACATCACGTACGACAAGAAGCGATTCCTCAACATGGTACGCCAGCGCATTTTCCAGATTATGATGAGTTTGCAAAAGCAAGACTTCTCGGATGTCCTGGACAGTCTTGCCGACGACCTTGCCGAAGGCGAGCTTTTAGCCGATGCCGAAGGAACGCCGTGGACGGAAAAACGACTCATCGAAACGATGGCCGCCTACACTGCCGAGCACCACAAGTTCCGCATGGACGTAGAAGGTCGAGCACTCAGCCACACTATCGTCACGTACGAAGGGAACATTATGCAGATACAGCAAATGCTCCAGGACGAAGAAGGTTTTAACGACTGGAGCATCGATTTCACGGTCAATCTCGACGAAAGCCGAGAGGCCGGAATGCCGCTATTAAAACTTGCACACATCGGCGAAGTTTAG
- the rfbA gene encoding glucose-1-phosphate thymidylyltransferase RfbA, which translates to MKGIVLAGGSGTRLYPLTMVTSKQLLPVYDKPMIYYPLSTLMLAGIRDILIISTPTDLPNFERLLGDGSAMGLNLSYKVQPSPDGLAQAFILGEEFIGNDCCAMVLGDNIFYGNGFSQLLKDAVKNAEKNGRASVFGYYVEDPERFGVVEFDDQGKVISVEEKPKEPKSNYAITGLYFYDNRVAGFAKKQKPSARGELEITDLNKTYLDKGELDVKLLGRGFAWLDTGTMDSLIEAGEFVKMVENRQGIQISAVEEIAYRNGWISKEKLLESAAKYGKSPYGQHLKKVAEGKIHY; encoded by the coding sequence ATGAAAGGAATCGTACTTGCTGGAGGGTCCGGCACGCGTTTGTATCCGCTGACGATGGTCACATCGAAGCAATTGTTGCCGGTCTATGACAAGCCGATGATCTATTATCCGCTTTCGACGCTTATGTTGGCGGGTATTCGTGATATCCTCATCATTTCGACGCCGACGGACTTGCCGAATTTTGAACGCTTGCTTGGCGACGGTTCTGCAATGGGCCTCAACTTGAGCTACAAGGTGCAGCCGAGCCCGGATGGACTTGCACAAGCCTTTATCCTGGGTGAAGAATTTATCGGTAACGATTGCTGCGCGATGGTCCTTGGCGATAACATTTTCTACGGAAACGGTTTCAGTCAGCTTTTGAAGGATGCCGTCAAGAATGCCGAAAAAAATGGCCGTGCAAGCGTATTTGGCTACTATGTCGAAGACCCGGAACGTTTTGGCGTTGTGGAATTTGATGACCAGGGCAAGGTGATTTCTGTCGAGGAAAAACCGAAGGAACCGAAGAGCAATTACGCCATTACTGGCCTTTACTTCTATGACAACCGCGTGGCAGGATTTGCCAAAAAACAAAAACCGAGCGCTCGCGGCGAACTGGAAATAACCGACCTCAACAAGACTTATCTCGACAAGGGCGAACTTGACGTGAAACTCCTCGGTCGCGGTTTTGCGTGGCTCGACACCGGCACGATGGATAGCCTCATCGAAGCGGGTGAGTTTGTTAAAATGGTCGAAAACCGCCAGGGCATCCAGATTTCTGCTGTTGAAGAAATTGCGTACAGAAATGGTTGGATCAGCAAGGAAAAGCTCCTGGAATCTGCGGCCAAGTATGGCAAGTCGCCTTACGGCCAGCACCTCAAGAAGGTTGCCGAAGGTAAGATTCACTACTAA